One window of the Manihot esculenta cultivar AM560-2 chromosome 14, M.esculenta_v8, whole genome shotgun sequence genome contains the following:
- the LOC110630805 gene encoding probable LRR receptor-like serine/threonine-protein kinase At1g74360, which yields MPEDETDFWLAVLFVFLILITGTVVAGDSLDRDREVLLNLKSFLELKNPINRGQYVQWDHLNTNPCNWSGISCTDDGSGSGSRVTGIDLTYNNISGDLYNNFSSLTALSHLDLSQNYIKGSIPSDLSNCRNLVYLNLSHNMLDGELNLTGLSNLRILDLSVNRILGEIQTSFPAICNNLVVVNISGNNFTGRIDNCFDGCSSLQHLDLSSNFFSGGMWSGFSKLKEFSVSENFLSGEVLGSSLAANCSLENFDLSGNNFTAEFPKEISNCRNLKILNVWGNKFTGKIPSEIGSISGLEALFLGNNSFSPVIPESLLNLSSLVFLDLSRNNFGGDIQEIFGRFTQVKFLVLHANSYSGGLYSSGILRLPNVVRLDLSYNNFSGPLPVQISQMPSLKYLILAYNHFNSSIPQEYGNLKELQALDLSFNSLTGQIPPSFGNLSSLLWLMLANNSLTGEIPRELGNCSSLLWLNLANNKLTGNIPAELVNIGSNPMPTFWSNQQNEGIIAGSGECLAMKRWIPADYPPFSFVYTILTRKSCRSIWDRILKGFGLFPVCAAGSTVRTLEISGYLQLSGNQLSGVVPQDIGKMRSFSLLHLGSNEINGTLPPQIGQLPLVVLNLSKNGFSGEIPGTIGNIKCLQNLDLSYNNFSGTFPVILNDLSELSKFNISYNPIISGIIPSTGQLATFEKDSYFGDPLLILPKFIKNSSDVPPKNRKIGRNKRDNIRWTLFLVSLTLTLAFLVCGVLSVVVWMLGKSPPDSPGYLLQETKYRHDLASSSGSSSPWLSDTVKVIRLNKTAFTHADILKATGNFSESRIIGKGGFGTVYRGVLPGGIHVAVKKLQREGTEGEREFRAEMEVLSGNGFGWPHPNLVTLYGWCLDGSEKILVYEYMEGGSLEDLVSDRMRLTWRRRIDIAIDVARALIFLHHECYPAIVHRDVKASNVLLDKDGKARVTDFGLARFVDAGDSHVSTIVAGTIGYVAPEYGQTWQATTKGDVYSFGVLAMELATGRRAVDGGEECLVEWARRVLGNVPNGVGRAVIPVMLLGSGLAEGAVEMCELLRIGIRCTAEAPQARPNMKEVLSMLIKISGTRGDFICGSSPPLPLF from the exons ATGCCAGAAGACGAAACTGATTTCTGGCTTGCTGTATTGTTTGTCTTCTTAATTTTGATTACAG GTACGGTGGTTGCTGGAGATTCTCTAGACAGAGATAGGGAAGTCCTGCTAAACCTGAAGTCATTTCTGGAACTGAAGAACCCAATAAACCGAGGACAATACGTCCAATGGGATCATCTGAACACAAATCCCTGCAACTGGTCTGGAATCAGTTGCACAGATGATGGCTCTGGCTCTGGCTCAAGGGTTACTGGCATCGACCTTACGTACAACAATATTTCTGGAGACTTGTATAACAACTTCTCTTCGCTCACTGCTCTTTCTCATCTCGATCTTTCTCAAAACTATATCAAGGGTTCGATTCCTAGTGACTTGAGCAATTGCCGGAACTTGGTCTATCTCAATCTCTCACACAATATGCTGGATGGGGAGCTCAACTTGACTGGATTGAGTAATTTGCGAATTCTGGACTTGTCTGTGAATAGGATTCTCGGGGAAATTCAAACTAGCTTTCCAGCAATTTGTAACAATTTAGTTGTGGTGAATATTTCAGGAAATAATTTCACTGGTAGGATTGATAATTGCTTTGATGGGTGCTCGAGTTTGCAGCACCTTGATTTGAGCTCGAATTTTTTCAGCGGGGGGATGTGGAGTGGTTTTTCGAAGCTCAAGGAATTTTCAGTATCAGAGAATTTTCTCAGTGGAGAAGTTCTGGGGTCAAGTCTCGCTGCGAATTGTAGCCTGGAAAATTTCGACCTGTCAGGAAACAATTTCACTGCTGAGTTTCCAAAAGAGATCTCGAATTGTaggaatttgaaaattttgaatgtgTGGGGCAACAAATTCACCGGGAAAATTCCATCTGAGATTGGATCCATTTCTGGTCTTGAAGCTCTGTTCTTGGGAAACAACAGTTTTTCTCCAGTGATTCCAGAGTCTCTTTTGAACTTGAGTAGTTTGGTCTTTCTGGATTTGAGCAGAAACAATTTTGGAGGTGATATACAGGAGATTTTTGGGAGATTCACACAAGTGAAGTTTCTGGTATTACATGCAAATTCATATTCTGGTGGCCTATATTCTTCAGGCATTCTCAGGCTACCAAATGTTGTTCGATTAGACTTGAGCTACAACAATTTCTCAGGTCCATTACCCGTTCAAATCTCTCAAATGCCAAGCTTGAAATACTTGATCCTTGCTTATAACCACTTCAATAGTAGCATACCTCAAGAATATGGAAACTTGAAAGAACTCCaagctcttgatctctcctTCAACAGCCTAACTGGACAAATACCACCTTCATTTGGAAACTTGAGTTCACTCTTGTGGTTAATGCTCGCCAACAATTCTTTAACAGGTGAAATTCCTCGAGAACTGGGAAACTGCAGTAGCTTATTGTGGCTAAACCTCGCCAACAACAAGCTTACAGGGAATATCCCAGCTGAGCTGGTAAATATAGGCAGCAATCCCATGCCGACGTTCTGGTCAAACCAGCAGAATGAAGGCATCATCGCTGGGTCCGGTGAGTGTTTAGCAATGAAGAGGTGGATTCCGGCAGACTATCCTCCATTCAGTTTTGTATATACCATACTTACACGTAAGAGTTGCAGAAGCATATGGGATAGGATACTTAAAGGATTTGGCCTCTTCCCAGTGTGTGCTGCTGGCTCCACAGTGAGAACACTTGAAATTTCTGGTTATCTTCAACTAAGCGGAAACCAGCTTTCTGGTGTGGTCCCTCAAGATATTGGTAAGATGCGTAGCTTTAGTTTATTGCATCTGGGTTCCAATGAGATTAATGGGACACTTCCTCCACAGATTGGACAGTTGCCACTTGTAGTGCTAAATCTTAGCAAAAATGGATTTTCTGGTGAAATTCCAGGTACAATTGGGAATATCAAATGCTTACAGAATCTTGATTTATCTTACAACAATTTCTCTGGAACCTTTCCTGTGATATTGAACGACTTGAGTGAGCTTAGCAAGTTCAATATCTCATACAATCCAATTATTTCTGGCATTATCCCATCAACTGGACAATTGGCTACTTTTGAGAAAGATTCTTACTTTGGCGATCCACTCTTGATCCTTccaaaatttatcaaaaattcCTCGGATGTTCCACCCAAAAATAGGAAGATTGGCCGCAATAAGAGAGACAACATAAGGTGGACTTTATTTTTAGTGTCCTTAACACTAACCCTGGCTTTCTTAGTCTGTGGAGTTCTATCAGTTGTCGTGTGGATGTTAGGGAAAAGTCCACCAGACTCACCTGGGTATCTCTTGCAGGAAACCAAATACCGGCACGACTTGGCATCAAGTTCCGGCAGCTCATCTCCATGGTTGTCAGATACGGTTAAGGTAATTCGTCTGAACAAAACAGCATTCACTCATGCTGACATTTTGAAGGCAACAGGTAATTTTTCAGAAAGCAGAATCATTGGGAAGGGAGGATTTGGAACTGTATATCGAGGGGTATTGCCTGGTGGAATCCATGTAGCAGTTAAGAAGCTGCAAAGGGAAGGTACTGAAGGTGAAAGAGAGTTTCGAGCCGAAATGGAAGTGCTAAGTGGAAATGGCTTTGGCTGGCCACATCCAAATCTTGTAACACTTTATGGGTGGTGCCTTGATGGTTCAGAGAAAATATTGGTCTATGAGTACATGGAAGGTGGAAGCTTAGAGGATCTTGTATCGGATAGAATGAGGCTAACATGGAGGAGACGCATTGATATAGCGATAGATGTAGCACGAGCATTAATATTTCTGCACCATGAGTGCTATCCTGCAATCGTGCACCGCGATGTTAAGGCTAGCAATGTTCTGCTAGACAAAGATGGCAAGGCAAGAGTGACAGATTTTGGCCTAGCAAGATTTGTTGATGCTGGAGATAGCCATGTGAGCACAATTGTAgccggcacgattggatatgttgCACCAGAATATGGGCAAACATGGCAAGCTACTACGAAAGGCGATGTATACAGCTTTGGGGTGTTGGCAATGGAACTGGCAACCGGAAGGCGAGCTGTGGATGGTGGGGAAGAATGTCTAGTCGAATGGGCGAGACGGGTGCTTGGAAATGTGCCAAATGGTGTAGGTAGAGCAGTGATACCTGTTATGCTTTTGGGGTCTGGATTAGCAGAGGGAGCAGTGGAGATGTGTGAGTTACTGAGGATTGGAATTAGATGCACTGCAGAGGCACCCCAGGCTAGACCAAACATGAAGGAGGTACTGTCTATGCTGATCAAGATTTCAGGCACCAGGGGGGATTTCATTTGTGGCTCCTCTCCTCCTCTTCCCTTATTCTAA
- the LOC110630806 gene encoding dCTP pyrophosphatase 1 isoform X2 produces the protein MENSCEFAGKYSNDVTLKELRDRLAEFAEARGWDQYHSPRNLLLALVGEVGELSEIFQWKGEVAKGLPNWSCDDKEHLEEQLSDVLIYLIRLADVCDLDLGQAALTKIVKNARKYPVPAHQTT, from the exons ATGGAGAATTCATGTGAGTTTGCAGGAAAATATTCGAATGATGTTACCCTTAAAGAACTGAGAGATAGGCTTGCAGAGTTTGCTGAGGCTAGAGGATGGGATCAATATCACAGTCCTAGGAATCTCCTTTTAGCCCTG GTGGGAGAGGTTGGAGAGCTCTCAGAGATATTCCAGTGGAAAGGAGAGGTTGCAAAAGGGCTGCCAAACTGGAGTTGTGATGACAAGGAGCATCTGGAGGAACAGCTTTCTGATGTGTTGATTTATCTCATTCGTCTTGCTGATGTCTGTGACCTTGATCTTGGCCAGGCTGCATTAACAAAAATTGTTAAAAATGCTAGGAAATATCCAGTTCCTGCTCATCAAACTACTTGA
- the LOC110630806 gene encoding dCTP pyrophosphatase 1 isoform X1 — protein MENSCEFAGKYSNDVTLKELRDRLAEFAEARGWDQYHSPRNLLLALLPICVQVGEVGELSEIFQWKGEVAKGLPNWSCDDKEHLEEQLSDVLIYLIRLADVCDLDLGQAALTKIVKNARKYPVPAHQTT, from the exons ATGGAGAATTCATGTGAGTTTGCAGGAAAATATTCGAATGATGTTACCCTTAAAGAACTGAGAGATAGGCTTGCAGAGTTTGCTGAGGCTAGAGGATGGGATCAATATCACAGTCCTAGGAATCTCCTTTTAGCCCTG CTTCCTATATGTGTGCAGGTGGGAGAGGTTGGAGAGCTCTCAGAGATATTCCAGTGGAAAGGAGAGGTTGCAAAAGGGCTGCCAAACTGGAGTTGTGATGACAAGGAGCATCTGGAGGAACAGCTTTCTGATGTGTTGATTTATCTCATTCGTCTTGCTGATGTCTGTGACCTTGATCTTGGCCAGGCTGCATTAACAAAAATTGTTAAAAATGCTAGGAAATATCCAGTTCCTGCTCATCAAACTACTTGA
- the LOC110599919 gene encoding uncharacterized protein LOC110599919 isoform X1, with amino-acid sequence MAMLGMQADMQCHYFPGYCSTRDLNLNAGYSIWPSSNVDKISNGHYFSGNLAPPAPDQYLSYKEKVKQTMLQHEAIFRDQIHELHRLYNRQRELMAEMKRIEFLGHHIRLETAESNKIFSENSFECLHRTNKVSALPWLNPAFSQSSTSGAKNSQLQSNYVEGKAMRDCCSTFQTEGFKKGTMLLESKCKKAGKRMLDLELPADEYIDCEQEESLAGGIAPPEASGYPMKSIAEDVQKNDVELFHGISDGNLVFQDDNMTRAQFSGKTKCLADLNEPIKLEDEADPESNDFLGPVLDRRESPCQDLSGKRNSDFQARPKEAIQNIQTRGEPDTFSCVLPLDKNKSRRECISDNDGAGENFILMQSSSDMNSFPGRICTDTLPISSEDGIEQVHEMLTSHILNLNSGKLHREKNDFGLECSCEKGPTACKHTSNELIPLDDVKNHDSSLALSWRKHARDFVRSPIAVQALPCFNSEQLSRSSKSCCGINLESRPTFCSVSAQSSSCDGDNEFASEDSDTQKHIKDSVNIKLTRNIDLNSTSPSCSSDVGAHSIWITDGEEKYKESTGGSALHREYSAQLVKSNKKLHMDCNSVPDSGEQLTKNELVFGSRHEEMFSGFGLNVDLNSCINEDDSSSVPTLSAEIDLQAPASPENKETSPPRGESDENRLDVPCQLPKQENGNLLGDLITIAAEAIVSISSQIQTYAETGTFKPSEASQNDSLYWFSKIASSVVDDPDSEFGVVLSFNDTDHHDEYLSDGIDYFEAMTLKLKETKVEQYLCKTTTTKEEAACRASSPVQPRRGQTRRGRQQRKDFQSEILPSLASLSRYEVTEDLQAIGGLIEAAHQNGGARRTGTNGWTRGRRRRASISSSKAETSFCALLKQQNANGKHSIEESSLIGWGKITRRRRGQRCPASNPRLTLSQV; translated from the exons ATGGCAATGCTAGGAATGCAAGCAGATATGCAGTGCCATTACTTCCCAGGATATTGTTCCACTAGGGACCTTAATTTAAATGCTGGTTACAGTATCTGGCCCTCAAGTAATGTTGACAAAATCTCAAATGGACACTACTTCAGTGGAAACTTGGCACCACCGGCTCCTGATCAGTATTTGAGCTACAAGGAAAAAGTGAAGCAAACAATGCTTCAGCATGAAGCTATATTTAGGGATCAG ATACATGAACTCCATCGCCTGTACAACAGACAGAGAGAATTAATGGCTGAAatgaaaaggattgagtttctTGGACATCATATACGGCTAGAAACTGCAGAGTCAAATAAAATATTCTCCGAAAACTCATTTGAGTGTTTGCATAGGACAAACAAAGTTTCTGCCTTGCCCTGGCTGAATCCTGCTTTTAGTCAATCCTCCACTTCAGGGGCTAAAAACAGCCAATTGCAGTCGAATTATGTTGAAGGAAAGGCCATGCGAGATTGTTGCAGTACTTTTCAAACTGAAGGCTTTAAAAAAGGAACCATGTTGTTGGAGTCTAAGTGCAAGAAAGCTGGTAAAAGGATGTTGGATCTGGAACTTCCAGCTGATGAATACATTGACTGTGAACAAGAGGAATCTTTAGCTGGAGGAATAGCTCCTCCTGAGGCGTCAGGTTATCCTATGAAAAGCATTGCAGAGGATGTGCAGAAGAATGATGTAGAACTATTTCATGGCATTAGTGATGGTAACTTGGTTTTCCAAGATGATAATATGACTCGAGCTCAATTTTCTGGGAAGACCAAATGCTTAGCTGATTTAAACGAACCCATAAAGCTTGAGGATGAAGCAGATCCTGAATCCAATGATTTTCTAGGTCCTGTCCTAGACCGTAGAGAGAGCCCTTGCCAGGATCTGTCaggaaaaagaaattcagaCTTCCAAGCTCGACCAAAGGAGGCCATCCAAAATATCCAGACAAGAGGGGAACCTGACACTTTCTCATGTGTGTTACCTCTGGACAAGAACAAAAGTCGACGGGAGTGCATATCTGATAATGATGGAGCTGGTGAGAACTTTATTTTGA TGCAAAGTAGCAGTGACATGAATTCTTTCCCTGGAAGGATTTGTACAGACACACTGCCAATATCATCTGAAGATGGGATTGAGCAAGTGCATGAAATGTTAACTTCTCATATTTTGAATCTAAACAGTGGAAAGTTGCACAGAGAAAAGAATGATTTTGGTTTAGAATGTTCTTGTGAAAAGGGTCCTACTGCTTGCAAGCATACCTCAAATGAACTCATTCCTCTAGATGATGTGAAAAATCATGATTCATCTTTGGCTTTATCTTGGAGAAAGCATGCACGTGACTTCGTGAGGTCCCCTATAGCAGTTCAAGCACTTCCATGTTTTAACTCTGAACAGTTGAGCAGAAGCTCGAAGTCTTGCTGCGGTATAAATCTTGAATCCAGACCAACATTTTGTAGTGTTAGTGCTCAAAGCAGCTCTTGCGATGGTGACAATGAGTTTGCATCTGAAGATAGTGACACTCAAAAGCACATTAAGGATTCTGTGAATATAAAGTTGACTAGGAATATAGACCTTAATTCCACTTCTCCTAGCTGTTCTTCAGATGTGGGTGCCCACAGTATTTGGATTACTGATGGAGAAGAGAAATATAAAGAGTCAACAGGGGGTTCAGCTTTGCATAGAGAATACTCAGCACAGCTTGTGAAATCCAATAAAAAGCTCCACATGGATTGCAATTCTGTGCCTGACTCGGGGGAACAGCTAACTAAAAATGAACTAGTTTTTGGGAGTAGGCATGAGGAAATGTTTTCAGGCTTTGGATTAAATGTTGACCTTAACTCATGCATAAATGAGGATGATTCTTCTTCAGTGCCCACCCTTTCAGCAGAAATAGATTTACAGGCTCCTGCAAGTCCAGAAAACAAGGAGACTTCTCCACCTAGAGGAGAATCAGATGAAAACCGACTTGACGTGCCTTGTCAACTTCCAAAGCAAGAAAATGGGAATCTGCTAGGGGATCTAATTACAATTGCAGCAGAGGCTATAGTTTCCATTTCATCACAGATTCAAACTTATGCAGAGACGGGGACTTTCAAGCCATCTGAAGCTTCACAGAATGACTCTCTATATTGGTTTTCCAAGATAGCATCTTCTGTAGTAGACGATCCAGACAGTGAATTTGGAGTAGTCTTGAGTTTTAATGACACTGATCATCATGATGAGTATCTTTCTGATGGGATTGACTACTTTGAGGCCATGACATTGAAACTCAAGGAGACAAAGGTAGAACAGTACTTATGTAAGACCACCACCACAAAGGAAGAAGCTGCATGTCGAGCTTCATCTCCAGTTCAGCCAAGGAGGGGCCAAACAAGAAGAGGGAGGCAGCAGCGGAAGGACTTCCAAAGTGAAATTCTCCCAAGTCTTGCCTCTTTGTCAAGGTATGAAGTAACCGAGGATCTTCAGGCAATAGGAGGGCTAATTGAGGCTGCTCATCAAAATGGAGGTGCCAGAAGAACAGGTACAAATGGGTGGACGAGGGGGAGGAGGAGGCGGGCTTCAATATCTTCTTCAAAGGCAGAAACCTCATTTTGTGCACTGTTGAAGCAGCAAAACGCAAATGGCAAACACAGCATTGAGGAGAGCAGCCTGATCGGTTGGGGGAAGATAACGAGACGGCGCAGGGGGCAGAGGTGTCCTGCAAGTAATCCTCGGCTTACTTTGAGCCAAGTGTAG
- the LOC110599919 gene encoding uncharacterized protein LOC110599919 isoform X2 gives MAMLGMQADMQCHYFPGYCSTRDLNLNAGYSIWPSSNVDKISNGHYFSGNLAPPAPDQYLSYKEKVKQTMLQHEAIFRDQIHELHRLYNRQRELMAEMKRIEFLGHHIRLETAESNKIFSENSFECLHRTNKVSALPWLNPAFSQSSTSGAKNSQLQSNYVEGKAMRDCCSTFQTEGFKKGTMLLESKCKKAGKRMLDLELPADEYIDCEQEESLAGGIAPPEASGYPMKSIAEDVQKNDVELFHGISDGNLVFQDDNMTRAQFSGKTKCLADLNEPIKLEDEADPESNDFLGPVLDRRESPCQDLSGKRNSDFQARPKEAIQNIQTRGEPDTFSCVLPLDKNKSRRECISDNDGAVQSSSDMNSFPGRICTDTLPISSEDGIEQVHEMLTSHILNLNSGKLHREKNDFGLECSCEKGPTACKHTSNELIPLDDVKNHDSSLALSWRKHARDFVRSPIAVQALPCFNSEQLSRSSKSCCGINLESRPTFCSVSAQSSSCDGDNEFASEDSDTQKHIKDSVNIKLTRNIDLNSTSPSCSSDVGAHSIWITDGEEKYKESTGGSALHREYSAQLVKSNKKLHMDCNSVPDSGEQLTKNELVFGSRHEEMFSGFGLNVDLNSCINEDDSSSVPTLSAEIDLQAPASPENKETSPPRGESDENRLDVPCQLPKQENGNLLGDLITIAAEAIVSISSQIQTYAETGTFKPSEASQNDSLYWFSKIASSVVDDPDSEFGVVLSFNDTDHHDEYLSDGIDYFEAMTLKLKETKVEQYLCKTTTTKEEAACRASSPVQPRRGQTRRGRQQRKDFQSEILPSLASLSRYEVTEDLQAIGGLIEAAHQNGGARRTGTNGWTRGRRRRASISSSKAETSFCALLKQQNANGKHSIEESSLIGWGKITRRRRGQRCPASNPRLTLSQV, from the exons ATGGCAATGCTAGGAATGCAAGCAGATATGCAGTGCCATTACTTCCCAGGATATTGTTCCACTAGGGACCTTAATTTAAATGCTGGTTACAGTATCTGGCCCTCAAGTAATGTTGACAAAATCTCAAATGGACACTACTTCAGTGGAAACTTGGCACCACCGGCTCCTGATCAGTATTTGAGCTACAAGGAAAAAGTGAAGCAAACAATGCTTCAGCATGAAGCTATATTTAGGGATCAG ATACATGAACTCCATCGCCTGTACAACAGACAGAGAGAATTAATGGCTGAAatgaaaaggattgagtttctTGGACATCATATACGGCTAGAAACTGCAGAGTCAAATAAAATATTCTCCGAAAACTCATTTGAGTGTTTGCATAGGACAAACAAAGTTTCTGCCTTGCCCTGGCTGAATCCTGCTTTTAGTCAATCCTCCACTTCAGGGGCTAAAAACAGCCAATTGCAGTCGAATTATGTTGAAGGAAAGGCCATGCGAGATTGTTGCAGTACTTTTCAAACTGAAGGCTTTAAAAAAGGAACCATGTTGTTGGAGTCTAAGTGCAAGAAAGCTGGTAAAAGGATGTTGGATCTGGAACTTCCAGCTGATGAATACATTGACTGTGAACAAGAGGAATCTTTAGCTGGAGGAATAGCTCCTCCTGAGGCGTCAGGTTATCCTATGAAAAGCATTGCAGAGGATGTGCAGAAGAATGATGTAGAACTATTTCATGGCATTAGTGATGGTAACTTGGTTTTCCAAGATGATAATATGACTCGAGCTCAATTTTCTGGGAAGACCAAATGCTTAGCTGATTTAAACGAACCCATAAAGCTTGAGGATGAAGCAGATCCTGAATCCAATGATTTTCTAGGTCCTGTCCTAGACCGTAGAGAGAGCCCTTGCCAGGATCTGTCaggaaaaagaaattcagaCTTCCAAGCTCGACCAAAGGAGGCCATCCAAAATATCCAGACAAGAGGGGAACCTGACACTTTCTCATGTGTGTTACCTCTGGACAAGAACAAAAGTCGACGGGAGTGCATATCTGATAATGATGGAGCTG TGCAAAGTAGCAGTGACATGAATTCTTTCCCTGGAAGGATTTGTACAGACACACTGCCAATATCATCTGAAGATGGGATTGAGCAAGTGCATGAAATGTTAACTTCTCATATTTTGAATCTAAACAGTGGAAAGTTGCACAGAGAAAAGAATGATTTTGGTTTAGAATGTTCTTGTGAAAAGGGTCCTACTGCTTGCAAGCATACCTCAAATGAACTCATTCCTCTAGATGATGTGAAAAATCATGATTCATCTTTGGCTTTATCTTGGAGAAAGCATGCACGTGACTTCGTGAGGTCCCCTATAGCAGTTCAAGCACTTCCATGTTTTAACTCTGAACAGTTGAGCAGAAGCTCGAAGTCTTGCTGCGGTATAAATCTTGAATCCAGACCAACATTTTGTAGTGTTAGTGCTCAAAGCAGCTCTTGCGATGGTGACAATGAGTTTGCATCTGAAGATAGTGACACTCAAAAGCACATTAAGGATTCTGTGAATATAAAGTTGACTAGGAATATAGACCTTAATTCCACTTCTCCTAGCTGTTCTTCAGATGTGGGTGCCCACAGTATTTGGATTACTGATGGAGAAGAGAAATATAAAGAGTCAACAGGGGGTTCAGCTTTGCATAGAGAATACTCAGCACAGCTTGTGAAATCCAATAAAAAGCTCCACATGGATTGCAATTCTGTGCCTGACTCGGGGGAACAGCTAACTAAAAATGAACTAGTTTTTGGGAGTAGGCATGAGGAAATGTTTTCAGGCTTTGGATTAAATGTTGACCTTAACTCATGCATAAATGAGGATGATTCTTCTTCAGTGCCCACCCTTTCAGCAGAAATAGATTTACAGGCTCCTGCAAGTCCAGAAAACAAGGAGACTTCTCCACCTAGAGGAGAATCAGATGAAAACCGACTTGACGTGCCTTGTCAACTTCCAAAGCAAGAAAATGGGAATCTGCTAGGGGATCTAATTACAATTGCAGCAGAGGCTATAGTTTCCATTTCATCACAGATTCAAACTTATGCAGAGACGGGGACTTTCAAGCCATCTGAAGCTTCACAGAATGACTCTCTATATTGGTTTTCCAAGATAGCATCTTCTGTAGTAGACGATCCAGACAGTGAATTTGGAGTAGTCTTGAGTTTTAATGACACTGATCATCATGATGAGTATCTTTCTGATGGGATTGACTACTTTGAGGCCATGACATTGAAACTCAAGGAGACAAAGGTAGAACAGTACTTATGTAAGACCACCACCACAAAGGAAGAAGCTGCATGTCGAGCTTCATCTCCAGTTCAGCCAAGGAGGGGCCAAACAAGAAGAGGGAGGCAGCAGCGGAAGGACTTCCAAAGTGAAATTCTCCCAAGTCTTGCCTCTTTGTCAAGGTATGAAGTAACCGAGGATCTTCAGGCAATAGGAGGGCTAATTGAGGCTGCTCATCAAAATGGAGGTGCCAGAAGAACAGGTACAAATGGGTGGACGAGGGGGAGGAGGAGGCGGGCTTCAATATCTTCTTCAAAGGCAGAAACCTCATTTTGTGCACTGTTGAAGCAGCAAAACGCAAATGGCAAACACAGCATTGAGGAGAGCAGCCTGATCGGTTGGGGGAAGATAACGAGACGGCGCAGGGGGCAGAGGTGTCCTGCAAGTAATCCTCGGCTTACTTTGAGCCAAGTGTAG